A stretch of the Coturnix japonica isolate 7356 chromosome 27, Coturnix japonica 2.1, whole genome shotgun sequence genome encodes the following:
- the BRCA1 gene encoding breast cancer type 1 susceptibility protein isoform X3, translating into MFKLLSKKKKGVIQCPLCKTEVTKRSLKENSRFKQLIEALLEAISAFELDTGVKFLSSCYFPKTSTDAATAELLGNNSSVIQSKGFRNRKKSAKENGQESYTLWEANVDPQLTDNRVEGCSIRSKKQKHRSEKGVLIELGTDSSEELSVLARGTGLEDKEELEKPKSAEKRGNSCNTQPLKLAAKEIILPDVIGETDFLKEALSKKRILNIGEHVKSNQVNTIEGQSSPLNVFDADLLTEQCDGMGNVSPLKNNDTPFSKNEEMDAEETQCSSKNQELDLKDSSENSLHKIKEKDICMPSVEDVEMYEPMNDSLPEKEPPVEKLLQPKIHHCPTLHEVSRKRLKQSIQKVNDWFSKSNEILSSSSSQNDPAEVTDASGEGDISLSDKDSCISERTNPIVDSVEFAVVERNKRWPKQTTYSINDKIFGKTYERGRKSNPSTILSDILPATKKEDVAVEEECLNSSRKDGLKRKRKPARVLQPEDFVKKKDLEEVDRCPQGINSSLGDAKKKKCDENSAVKENPLLEKRKGCTQAEFEEGGLKWKNATENVSGKQSDGELVLNNSDKKSAKNTCSAAKGCRRSTRIKSAIHLVDRNPGSFDPAESLIDSYPSSEEPSKVDGEQRQVRRSRRLQLLSEEITKETGKIRLKEARNSDSVPEGSVFGAERNVLVHDSQCRDPGKKQGILSYISLADQNGADLKANGIQISPNNSADMAKNRSLFSPIFTCQHSDFNFPSPKAGSQEGEMLGRLSLQQSPSKTVLHTASILTEEKRSGSCTTFPHDKGCCSQNVPDDFRIGKSPMAENASELTTEAEDSELDTQYLRNIFRSSKRQSFSLYPTPVKACTTNVVASEQNTPCLDRVEKRHSEYLKTENLQEEKTAEDPSSVCEKFKTCESSYVSPVSCFVSNAECVHPMKNQEDVSKVTNHGNPTPPVRMHGARNEGRNRPQKGEQGSEETLSADIRVESKLRLNPIRSSRSQSDQSNTEEHAFQRTDMNTVSETHFSSESNKVEKAEVDGKELMQHSQLSPMVFPTACQQNPAEFNCEVTEKESSKRGRSLVKSNEERVIETVSTGLSEYLGREALEESLKGRSEFTDLSETPDGLLCSDNDTEESTSFHVTNRKDTSAVFVKRSVALVKEANDSVVSCKPSSEGIRKSRKRVQKLQSSDEESSEDEDLPCFQELMFGKSVSTPLQIKKQVTSVVQSSANLSMLSGSECHNENNEQKTLDAALNNECVSPSQESECSVNLFSSQSNMSEELVDGAQELKKTLIQVSNVNKSKEGLQSCSGGLKRRKNSSSDEYPEDPNVGANLGEASGYNGETSHLEDAHEHFSQGEILSTQQKNAMQNNLKKLQQEMAVLEAVLKQHGSQDTEELPLYRELPHSSSGGTLEMEQMRQETENVFEHDPETKLSKKSVLPDLCVNVTRNPNSSSSSLKHPCPQTAKATNSSTVSQSDNKSNVQICKSKRSICFPTSVLYNSAGKENAASSGMTHRTEMSIVASGLNQSEHLMVQKFARKTQSAFSNHITDGTTHVVMKTDEELVCERTLKYFLGIAGRKWVVSYQWIIQSLKEGRILDEENFEVKGDVINGRNHQGPKRARQSLAEKIFKDFEICCYGPFTGMSTGHLEWMLELCGASVVKQLHLFTHKVNSTAVVVVQPDAWMEGTSYEAIQQKNNVIVVTREWVLDSVACFKCQELDAYLLSQD; encoded by the exons ATGTTTAAACTcctcagcaaaaagaaaaaaggtgtaATCCAGTGTCCTCTGTGTAAGACTGAAGTTACCAAGAG aagtctcaaagaaaattcaagatTTAAGCAACTAATTGAAGCACTGTTGGAAGCTATCAGTGCATTTGAGCTTGACACTGGAGTAAAAT ttttaagcaGCTGTTATTTTCCTAAAACATCCACAGATGCTGCTACTGCTGAGCTCTTGGGTAATAACAGTTCTGTCATCCAGAGTAAGGGtttcagaaacaggaagaaaagtgcTAAAGAAAATGGACAAGAGAGCTATACCTTG TGGGAAGCTAATGTGGATCCACAGCTTACAGATAACAGGGTTGAAGGGTGTTCCAtaagaagcaaaaaacagaaacatcgCAGTGAAAAGGGTGTACTGATAGAGCTTG GTACTGATTCATCTGAAGAGCTTTCTGTACTGGCACGTGGTACTGG GTTAGAAGACAAGGAAGAGCTAGAAAAACCTAAGAGTGCTGAGAAGCGTGGAAATTCTTGCAATACACAGCCACTCAAGCTGGCTGCTAAAGAAATAATCTTACCAGATGTCATAG GTGAAACTGATTTCTTGAAGGAAGCTTTGAGCAAGAAACGCATTTTAAACATCGGTGAACATGTCAAATCTAACCAAGTAAACACAATTGAGGGCCAGAGTTCtcctttaaatgtttttgatgCAGACCTACTCACAGAACAGTGTGATGGAATGGGTAATGTCAGTCCTTTAAAGAATAATGACACACCTTTCTCTAAGAATGAAGAGATGGATGCAGAGGAAACTCAGTGCAGTAGTAAAAACCAAGAGCTTGACTTAAAAGATAGCTCAGAAAATAGTCTGCAtaagataaaagaaaaggatatttgTATGCCAAGTGTGGAAGATGTAGAAATGTACGAACCCATGAATGATTCTTTACCTGAGAAAGAACCTCCTGTGGAGAAACTACTCCAGCCAAAGATACATCACTGTCCTACCCTTCATGAGGTCTCTAGGAAGAGACTGAagcaaagcattcagaaagtCAATGATTGGTTttcaaaaagcaatgaaattctGTCTTCCAGTTCATCCCAGAATGATCCTGCTGAAGTAACTGATGCTTCAGGCGAAGGAGATATTTCTCTATCAGATAAAGATTCATGTATTTCAGAGAGGACCAACCCTATAGTAGATTCTGTGGAATTTGCAGTGGTTGAAAGAAACAAGAGAtggccaaaacaaacaacatataGCAtcaatgacaaaatatttgGGAAAACATATGAGAGAGGGAGGAAGTCTAATCCCTCTACTATCTTGAGTGACATTTTGCCTGctacaaaaaaagaagatgtgGCTGTAGAAGAGGAGTGCTTGAATAGTTCCAGAAAAGATGGACTAAAACGAAAAAGGAAGCCTGCCCGTGTCCTTCAGCCTGAAGACTTTGTCAAGAAGAAAGACCTGGAAGAGGTAGATAGATGTCCTCAGGGTATTAACTCCAGCCTTGGAGatgccaagaagaaaaaatgtgatgaaaattCTGCGGTCAAGGAGAATCCCctccttgaaaaaagaaagggttGTACGCAAGCAGAATTTGAGGAAGGAGGATTAAAGTGGAAAAATGCTACTGAAAACGTGTCAGGCAAGCAGTCTGACGGAGAACTGGTACTGAATAACTCTGATAAGAAGAGTGCTAAGAATACATGCTCTGCAGCAAAAGGATGCAGGCGTTCAACTAGAATCAAGTCTGCTATACACTTAGTTGATAGAAACCCAGGTTCCTTTGATCCAGCTGAGTCACTGATTGATAGCTATCCAAGCAGTGAAGAACCAAGCAAAGTTGATGGTGAGCAAAGACAAGTCAGACGCAGCAGGAGGCTTCAGCTACTTTCTGAAGAGATCAcgaaagaaacaggaaaaataagacTTAAGGAAGCAAGAAATTCTGACAGTGTTCCAGAAGGGTCTGTCTTTGGAGCTGAAAGGAATGTGTTAGTTCACGATTCCCAGTGCAGAGACCCAGGGAAGAAGCAGGGTATATTGAGTTACATATCGCTTGCTGATCAGAATGGTGCTGATCTGAAGGCAAATGGAATACAGATTAGTCCAAATAATTCAGCTGATATGGCAAAAAACAGAAGTCTCTTCAGTCCTATATTTACTTGTCaacattcagattttaatttccCTTCACCCAAAGCAGGTTCTCAAGAAGGTGAAATGCTAGGTAGACTTTCCCTCCAGCAGTCTCCTTCAAAGACTGTTCTGCACACTGCTTCCATCCTGACTGAAGAGAAGAGGTCTGGGTCATGTACTACTTTTCCTCATGACAAAGGGTGCTGCTCACAGAATGTTCCTGATGACTTCAGAATTGGAAAGTCACCAATGGCTGAAAATGCTTCAGAGTTGACCACAGAGGCTGAAGACAGTGAGTTAGACACACAGTATCTGCGAAATATATTTAGGAGTTCAAAGCGGCAGTCTTTTAGTCTTTATCCTACTCCTGTGAAGGCATGTACTACAAATGTTGTTGCGTCTGAACAAAATACTCCATGTCTTGATCGGGTAGAAAAAAGGCATAGTGAatatttaaagacagaaaacttacaagaagagaaaactgcTGAAGATCCGAGTAGTGTTTGTGAGAAGTTTAAGACCTGTGAATCTTCTTATGTTAGTCCTGTGTCGTGCTTTGTCAGCAATGCTGAATGTGTGCACCCTATGAAGAATCAGGAAGATGTTTCAAAGGTCACAAATCATGGGAATCCTACACCACCAGTAAGAATGCATGGTGCTAGGAATGAAGGCAGAAACAGACCACAAAAGGGAGAGCAGGGAAGTGAAGAGACATTGTCAGCTGACATAAGGGTAGAAAGCAAACTGAGACTGAATCCAATCAGAAGCAGTAGAAGTCAAAGTGATCAGAGTAATACAGAAGAGCATGCATTCCAAAGAACAGACATGAACACAGTCAGTGAAACACACTTCAGTTCAGAAAGCAATAAAGTGGAAAAGGCTGAAGTTGATGGCAAAGAACTGATGCAACATTCTCAGCTCAGTCCAATGGTTTTTCCTACAGCTTGTCAACAAAATCCAGCTGAATTCAACTGCGaagtcactgaaaaagaaagtagcaAAAGAGGGAGAAGTCTGGTAAAGAGCAATGAAGAGCGAGTAATCGAAACTGTCAGCACAGGATTGTCAGAGTATTTAGGTAGAGAGGCACTAGAAGAATCTCTTAAAGGCCGCAGTGAATTTACAGATCTGTCTGAAACCCCTGATGGCTTACTGTGCTCTGACAATGATACTGAAGAAAGCACCAGCTTTCATGTAACTAATAGGAAAGACACATCTGCTGTGTTTGTAAAAAGAAGTGTCGCCCTGGTGAAAGAAGCAAATGACTCAGTTGTTAGTTGTAAGCCAAGTTCTGAAGGTATTCGAAAGTCTCGGAAAAGAGTCCAGAAACTGCAATCTTCAGATGAAGAATCTAGTGAGGATGAAGATTTACCATGTTTTCAGGAATTAATGTTTGGCAAATCAGTAAGCACGCCTTTGCAGATCAAAAAACAGGTTACATCTGTGGTCCAGTCTTCAGCAAATCTGAGCATGTTGTCCGGCAGTGAATgtcataatgaaaataatgagcAGAAAACACTTGATGCTGCCCTAAACAATGAGTGTGTTTCGCCAAGCCAGGAGTCGGAATGCTCTGTGAACTTATTTTCATCACAGTCCAACATGTCTGAAGAATTGGTTGATGGAGCACAGGAGCTGAAGAAAACTTTGATACAAGTGAGCAATGTAAATAAGAGTAAAGAAGGTCTTCAGAGTTGCAGTGGAGggctgaagagaagaaaaaatagctcCAGTGATGAGTACCCAGAAGATCCAAACGTGGGGGCAAACCTAG gTGAAGCATCTGGGTACAACGGTGAAACAAGTCACCTAGAGGATGCACATGAACACTTTTCTCAGGGTGAAATTCTTTCTACACAG cagaaaaatgctATGCAGAATAACCTAAAAAAGCTACAACAAGAAATGGCTGTACTTGAAGCAGTGCTAAAGCAGCATGGAAGTCAGGACACTGAGGAATTGCCCCTATATAGGGAACTGCCACATTCCAGTAGTGGAGGAACACTTGAAATGGAGCAGATGAGACAAGAAACAG aAAATGTGTTTGAGCATGACCCTGAGACCAAGCTAAGTAAGAAATCTGTTTTACCAGATCTGTGTGTAAATGTGACCAGGAATCCAAAtagctcttcttcctctttaaagCATCCTTGCCctcaaacagcaaaagcaacaaatagTTCCACTGTATCTCAGAGTGATAACAAAAGCAATGTTCAAATATGTAAATCAAAGAGAAGTATATGTTTTCCTACATCTGTACTGTACAAttcagctgggaaagaaaatgctgcaagTTCAGGTATGACTCACAGGACAGAAATGTCAATTGTGGCATCCGGTCTGAACCAGAGTGAACAT TTGATGGTCCAGAAGTTTGCCAGAAAAACTCAGAGCGCTTTCTCTAATCACATAACTGATGGAACAACCCATGTCGTAATGAAAACAG ATGAGGAGCTGGTATGTGAACGGACGTTGAAGTACTTTCTGGGTattgcaggaagaaaatgggtGGTTAGTTACCAGT GGATAATTCAGTCTTTAAAAGAAGGCAGAATACTGGATGAG GAGAACTTTGAAGTTAAAGGAGATGTAATCAATGGCAGAAACCACCAAGGTCCTAAGAGAGCTAGGCAAAGTCTGGCTGAAAAG atttttaaagacTTTGAGATCTGCTGCTATGGACCTTTCACTGGTATGTCTACAG gaCATTTGGAATGGATGTTGGAGCTTTGTGGTGCCTCTGTAGTGAAACAACTTCATCTGTTCACTCACAAAGTA AATTCcactgctgttgttgttgtgcaGCCAGATGCTTGGATGGAAGGCACAAGTTATGAAG CCATCCAGCAGAAGAATAATGTCATCGTGGTGACTCGAGAGTGGGTGTTAGACAGTGTTGCTTGCTTTAAGTGCCAGGAATTGGATGCTTACCTTTTGTCCCAAGACTGA
- the BRCA1 gene encoding breast cancer type 1 susceptibility protein isoform X1, with product MDFSAIAFGDVQNVLSAMQKNLECPVCLDIIKEPVSTKCAHIFCRFCMFKLLSKKKKGVIQCPLCKTEVTKRSLKENSRFKQLIEALLEAISAFELDTGVKFLSSCYFPKTSTDAATAELLGNNSSVIQSKGFRNRKKSAKENGQESYTLWEANVDPQLTDNRVEGCSIRSKKQKHRSEKGVLIELGTDSSEELSVLARGTGLEDKEELEKPKSAEKRGNSCNTQPLKLAAKEIILPDVIGETDFLKEALSKKRILNIGEHVKSNQVNTIEGQSSPLNVFDADLLTEQCDGMGNVSPLKNNDTPFSKNEEMDAEETQCSSKNQELDLKDSSENSLHKIKEKDICMPSVEDVEMYEPMNDSLPEKEPPVEKLLQPKIHHCPTLHEVSRKRLKQSIQKVNDWFSKSNEILSSSSSQNDPAEVTDASGEGDISLSDKDSCISERTNPIVDSVEFAVVERNKRWPKQTTYSINDKIFGKTYERGRKSNPSTILSDILPATKKEDVAVEEECLNSSRKDGLKRKRKPARVLQPEDFVKKKDLEEVDRCPQGINSSLGDAKKKKCDENSAVKENPLLEKRKGCTQAEFEEGGLKWKNATENVSGKQSDGELVLNNSDKKSAKNTCSAAKGCRRSTRIKSAIHLVDRNPGSFDPAESLIDSYPSSEEPSKVDGEQRQVRRSRRLQLLSEEITKETGKIRLKEARNSDSVPEGSVFGAERNVLVHDSQCRDPGKKQGILSYISLADQNGADLKANGIQISPNNSADMAKNRSLFSPIFTCQHSDFNFPSPKAGSQEGEMLGRLSLQQSPSKTVLHTASILTEEKRSGSCTTFPHDKGCCSQNVPDDFRIGKSPMAENASELTTEAEDSELDTQYLRNIFRSSKRQSFSLYPTPVKACTTNVVASEQNTPCLDRVEKRHSEYLKTENLQEEKTAEDPSSVCEKFKTCESSYVSPVSCFVSNAECVHPMKNQEDVSKVTNHGNPTPPVRMHGARNEGRNRPQKGEQGSEETLSADIRVESKLRLNPIRSSRSQSDQSNTEEHAFQRTDMNTVSETHFSSESNKVEKAEVDGKELMQHSQLSPMVFPTACQQNPAEFNCEVTEKESSKRGRSLVKSNEERVIETVSTGLSEYLGREALEESLKGRSEFTDLSETPDGLLCSDNDTEESTSFHVTNRKDTSAVFVKRSVALVKEANDSVVSCKPSSEGIRKSRKRVQKLQSSDEESSEDEDLPCFQELMFGKSVSTPLQIKKQVTSVVQSSANLSMLSGSECHNENNEQKTLDAALNNECVSPSQESECSVNLFSSQSNMSEELVDGAQELKKTLIQVSNVNKSKEGLQSCSGGLKRRKNSSSDEYPEDPNVGANLGEASGYNGETSHLEDAHEHFSQGEILSTQQKNAMQNNLKKLQQEMAVLEAVLKQHGSQDTEELPLYRELPHSSSGGTLEMEQMRQETENVFEHDPETKLSKKSVLPDLCVNVTRNPNSSSSSLKHPCPQTAKATNSSTVSQSDNKSNVQICKSKRSICFPTSVLYNSAGKENAASSGMTHRTEMSIVASGLNQSEHLMVQKFARKTQSAFSNHITDGTTHVVMKTDEELVCERTLKYFLGIAGRKWVVSYQWIIQSLKEGRILDEENFEVKGDVINGRNHQGPKRARQSLAEKIFKDFEICCYGPFTGMSTGHLEWMLELCGASVVKQLHLFTHKVNSTAVVVVQPDAWMEGTSYEAIQQKNNVIVVTREWVLDSVACFKCQELDAYLLSQD from the exons ATGGACTTTTCAGCGATTGCCTTTGGAGATGTGCAAAATGTGCTTTCAGCCATGCAGAAGAACTTGGAGTGTCCAGTCTG TTTGGATATAATAAAAGAGCCAGTTTCAACAAAATGTGCTCACATATTCTGCAG GTTCTGTATGTTTAAACTcctcagcaaaaagaaaaaaggtgtaATCCAGTGTCCTCTGTGTAAGACTGAAGTTACCAAGAG aagtctcaaagaaaattcaagatTTAAGCAACTAATTGAAGCACTGTTGGAAGCTATCAGTGCATTTGAGCTTGACACTGGAGTAAAAT ttttaagcaGCTGTTATTTTCCTAAAACATCCACAGATGCTGCTACTGCTGAGCTCTTGGGTAATAACAGTTCTGTCATCCAGAGTAAGGGtttcagaaacaggaagaaaagtgcTAAAGAAAATGGACAAGAGAGCTATACCTTG TGGGAAGCTAATGTGGATCCACAGCTTACAGATAACAGGGTTGAAGGGTGTTCCAtaagaagcaaaaaacagaaacatcgCAGTGAAAAGGGTGTACTGATAGAGCTTG GTACTGATTCATCTGAAGAGCTTTCTGTACTGGCACGTGGTACTGG GTTAGAAGACAAGGAAGAGCTAGAAAAACCTAAGAGTGCTGAGAAGCGTGGAAATTCTTGCAATACACAGCCACTCAAGCTGGCTGCTAAAGAAATAATCTTACCAGATGTCATAG GTGAAACTGATTTCTTGAAGGAAGCTTTGAGCAAGAAACGCATTTTAAACATCGGTGAACATGTCAAATCTAACCAAGTAAACACAATTGAGGGCCAGAGTTCtcctttaaatgtttttgatgCAGACCTACTCACAGAACAGTGTGATGGAATGGGTAATGTCAGTCCTTTAAAGAATAATGACACACCTTTCTCTAAGAATGAAGAGATGGATGCAGAGGAAACTCAGTGCAGTAGTAAAAACCAAGAGCTTGACTTAAAAGATAGCTCAGAAAATAGTCTGCAtaagataaaagaaaaggatatttgTATGCCAAGTGTGGAAGATGTAGAAATGTACGAACCCATGAATGATTCTTTACCTGAGAAAGAACCTCCTGTGGAGAAACTACTCCAGCCAAAGATACATCACTGTCCTACCCTTCATGAGGTCTCTAGGAAGAGACTGAagcaaagcattcagaaagtCAATGATTGGTTttcaaaaagcaatgaaattctGTCTTCCAGTTCATCCCAGAATGATCCTGCTGAAGTAACTGATGCTTCAGGCGAAGGAGATATTTCTCTATCAGATAAAGATTCATGTATTTCAGAGAGGACCAACCCTATAGTAGATTCTGTGGAATTTGCAGTGGTTGAAAGAAACAAGAGAtggccaaaacaaacaacatataGCAtcaatgacaaaatatttgGGAAAACATATGAGAGAGGGAGGAAGTCTAATCCCTCTACTATCTTGAGTGACATTTTGCCTGctacaaaaaaagaagatgtgGCTGTAGAAGAGGAGTGCTTGAATAGTTCCAGAAAAGATGGACTAAAACGAAAAAGGAAGCCTGCCCGTGTCCTTCAGCCTGAAGACTTTGTCAAGAAGAAAGACCTGGAAGAGGTAGATAGATGTCCTCAGGGTATTAACTCCAGCCTTGGAGatgccaagaagaaaaaatgtgatgaaaattCTGCGGTCAAGGAGAATCCCctccttgaaaaaagaaagggttGTACGCAAGCAGAATTTGAGGAAGGAGGATTAAAGTGGAAAAATGCTACTGAAAACGTGTCAGGCAAGCAGTCTGACGGAGAACTGGTACTGAATAACTCTGATAAGAAGAGTGCTAAGAATACATGCTCTGCAGCAAAAGGATGCAGGCGTTCAACTAGAATCAAGTCTGCTATACACTTAGTTGATAGAAACCCAGGTTCCTTTGATCCAGCTGAGTCACTGATTGATAGCTATCCAAGCAGTGAAGAACCAAGCAAAGTTGATGGTGAGCAAAGACAAGTCAGACGCAGCAGGAGGCTTCAGCTACTTTCTGAAGAGATCAcgaaagaaacaggaaaaataagacTTAAGGAAGCAAGAAATTCTGACAGTGTTCCAGAAGGGTCTGTCTTTGGAGCTGAAAGGAATGTGTTAGTTCACGATTCCCAGTGCAGAGACCCAGGGAAGAAGCAGGGTATATTGAGTTACATATCGCTTGCTGATCAGAATGGTGCTGATCTGAAGGCAAATGGAATACAGATTAGTCCAAATAATTCAGCTGATATGGCAAAAAACAGAAGTCTCTTCAGTCCTATATTTACTTGTCaacattcagattttaatttccCTTCACCCAAAGCAGGTTCTCAAGAAGGTGAAATGCTAGGTAGACTTTCCCTCCAGCAGTCTCCTTCAAAGACTGTTCTGCACACTGCTTCCATCCTGACTGAAGAGAAGAGGTCTGGGTCATGTACTACTTTTCCTCATGACAAAGGGTGCTGCTCACAGAATGTTCCTGATGACTTCAGAATTGGAAAGTCACCAATGGCTGAAAATGCTTCAGAGTTGACCACAGAGGCTGAAGACAGTGAGTTAGACACACAGTATCTGCGAAATATATTTAGGAGTTCAAAGCGGCAGTCTTTTAGTCTTTATCCTACTCCTGTGAAGGCATGTACTACAAATGTTGTTGCGTCTGAACAAAATACTCCATGTCTTGATCGGGTAGAAAAAAGGCATAGTGAatatttaaagacagaaaacttacaagaagagaaaactgcTGAAGATCCGAGTAGTGTTTGTGAGAAGTTTAAGACCTGTGAATCTTCTTATGTTAGTCCTGTGTCGTGCTTTGTCAGCAATGCTGAATGTGTGCACCCTATGAAGAATCAGGAAGATGTTTCAAAGGTCACAAATCATGGGAATCCTACACCACCAGTAAGAATGCATGGTGCTAGGAATGAAGGCAGAAACAGACCACAAAAGGGAGAGCAGGGAAGTGAAGAGACATTGTCAGCTGACATAAGGGTAGAAAGCAAACTGAGACTGAATCCAATCAGAAGCAGTAGAAGTCAAAGTGATCAGAGTAATACAGAAGAGCATGCATTCCAAAGAACAGACATGAACACAGTCAGTGAAACACACTTCAGTTCAGAAAGCAATAAAGTGGAAAAGGCTGAAGTTGATGGCAAAGAACTGATGCAACATTCTCAGCTCAGTCCAATGGTTTTTCCTACAGCTTGTCAACAAAATCCAGCTGAATTCAACTGCGaagtcactgaaaaagaaagtagcaAAAGAGGGAGAAGTCTGGTAAAGAGCAATGAAGAGCGAGTAATCGAAACTGTCAGCACAGGATTGTCAGAGTATTTAGGTAGAGAGGCACTAGAAGAATCTCTTAAAGGCCGCAGTGAATTTACAGATCTGTCTGAAACCCCTGATGGCTTACTGTGCTCTGACAATGATACTGAAGAAAGCACCAGCTTTCATGTAACTAATAGGAAAGACACATCTGCTGTGTTTGTAAAAAGAAGTGTCGCCCTGGTGAAAGAAGCAAATGACTCAGTTGTTAGTTGTAAGCCAAGTTCTGAAGGTATTCGAAAGTCTCGGAAAAGAGTCCAGAAACTGCAATCTTCAGATGAAGAATCTAGTGAGGATGAAGATTTACCATGTTTTCAGGAATTAATGTTTGGCAAATCAGTAAGCACGCCTTTGCAGATCAAAAAACAGGTTACATCTGTGGTCCAGTCTTCAGCAAATCTGAGCATGTTGTCCGGCAGTGAATgtcataatgaaaataatgagcAGAAAACACTTGATGCTGCCCTAAACAATGAGTGTGTTTCGCCAAGCCAGGAGTCGGAATGCTCTGTGAACTTATTTTCATCACAGTCCAACATGTCTGAAGAATTGGTTGATGGAGCACAGGAGCTGAAGAAAACTTTGATACAAGTGAGCAATGTAAATAAGAGTAAAGAAGGTCTTCAGAGTTGCAGTGGAGggctgaagagaagaaaaaatagctcCAGTGATGAGTACCCAGAAGATCCAAACGTGGGGGCAAACCTAG gTGAAGCATCTGGGTACAACGGTGAAACAAGTCACCTAGAGGATGCACATGAACACTTTTCTCAGGGTGAAATTCTTTCTACACAG cagaaaaatgctATGCAGAATAACCTAAAAAAGCTACAACAAGAAATGGCTGTACTTGAAGCAGTGCTAAAGCAGCATGGAAGTCAGGACACTGAGGAATTGCCCCTATATAGGGAACTGCCACATTCCAGTAGTGGAGGAACACTTGAAATGGAGCAGATGAGACAAGAAACAG aAAATGTGTTTGAGCATGACCCTGAGACCAAGCTAAGTAAGAAATCTGTTTTACCAGATCTGTGTGTAAATGTGACCAGGAATCCAAAtagctcttcttcctctttaaagCATCCTTGCCctcaaacagcaaaagcaacaaatagTTCCACTGTATCTCAGAGTGATAACAAAAGCAATGTTCAAATATGTAAATCAAAGAGAAGTATATGTTTTCCTACATCTGTACTGTACAAttcagctgggaaagaaaatgctgcaagTTCAGGTATGACTCACAGGACAGAAATGTCAATTGTGGCATCCGGTCTGAACCAGAGTGAACAT TTGATGGTCCAGAAGTTTGCCAGAAAAACTCAGAGCGCTTTCTCTAATCACATAACTGATGGAACAACCCATGTCGTAATGAAAACAG ATGAGGAGCTGGTATGTGAACGGACGTTGAAGTACTTTCTGGGTattgcaggaagaaaatgggtGGTTAGTTACCAGT GGATAATTCAGTCTTTAAAAGAAGGCAGAATACTGGATGAG GAGAACTTTGAAGTTAAAGGAGATGTAATCAATGGCAGAAACCACCAAGGTCCTAAGAGAGCTAGGCAAAGTCTGGCTGAAAAG atttttaaagacTTTGAGATCTGCTGCTATGGACCTTTCACTGGTATGTCTACAG gaCATTTGGAATGGATGTTGGAGCTTTGTGGTGCCTCTGTAGTGAAACAACTTCATCTGTTCACTCACAAAGTA AATTCcactgctgttgttgttgtgcaGCCAGATGCTTGGATGGAAGGCACAAGTTATGAAG CCATCCAGCAGAAGAATAATGTCATCGTGGTGACTCGAGAGTGGGTGTTAGACAGTGTTGCTTGCTTTAAGTGCCAGGAATTGGATGCTTACCTTTTGTCCCAAGACTGA